From a region of the Acanthochromis polyacanthus isolate Apoly-LR-REF ecotype Palm Island chromosome 3, KAUST_Apoly_ChrSc, whole genome shotgun sequence genome:
- the LOC110966573 gene encoding uncharacterized protein LOC110966573, translating to MPVAIRKRSWEEHVTHPSGLQYSYDDLDLVCCHGVDSEGLWVGSDASKQGRRTRCASMPEGCHQLPTADLAQTLEGTASVLKDDTKSEHLELMENHGKVPPDLQQSLHGSHELVGADIPQRLSKSERLPTTNAENSGEFSSNSNNGMSSATISCATDGSCESEKAITDESDIDTESSQSLNICDDDNVFKCPHVSREERQYISISSDNGPPLSESAGEQPGELPNHQETKESHTEGYSRPPEISEATLSQSASAELEPQTDLPDVEERKISTSDQADASVSVDVLHGSATVMEDDNAMLPANKTVEPVVTSVVDGEYNEGITQNWSAESADKLDGLIEAETLNENTELKHRSRDIQRGDQDHLDCIGVWDQDDGCETSCQTLMDQHNVEITAVNRPQGEKSAQVESSEKAAHARHELTESSDICVKSQCCSQTANSNVAIEQPNAGYSGGNPTQTNAIQCTDEYMKNSVGQRMENIDQSLVPADLTVCEDPAVPHQTENSYSKLDTILEVSLIEADDTSLLDPLKNTDVSVSQNPALQHMDDRHEAAEQHTQNPPPCSAEVSSKLHGNQASGHYFSESPAGEVADGHREHQRPGATASRMEEVDEDMHSVGNSNTQPSSLFLDGTNEAGDQKDDNVVKVRMRKDLK from the exons ATGCCGGTAGCCATACGGAAAAGAAGTTGGGAGGAGCATGTGACTCACCCGTCAGGATTACAGTACAGCTATGATGATCTGGATCTGGTCTGCTGTCATGGGGTGGACAGTGAGGGGCTTTGGGTGGGCTCAGATGCTTCCAAACAAGGTCGACGGACGAGGTGTGCTTCCATGCCAGAGGGCTGCCACCAACTACCTACAGCTGACCTGGCTCAGACACTTGAGGGGACGGCTTCTGTTTTGAAGGATGATACTAAATCAGAACACTTGGAGCTAATGGAAAACCATGGAAAAGTTCCACCAGATTTGCAGCAATCACTTCATGGCTCTCACGAGTTGGTGGGTGCTGACATTCCCCAAAGGCTTTCTAAATCAGAGCGTCTCCCAACCACAAATGCTGAGAATTCTGGGGAGTTTTCCTCTAACTCAAACAATGGTATGTCTAGTGCAACTATTTCTTGTGCAACTGATGGCAGCTGTGAAAGTGAAAAAGCTATCACTGATGAAAGCGACATTGACACAGAAAGTAGCCAGAGTCTCAACATCTGCGATGACGATAATGTCTTTAAATGTCCACATGTCTCTCGTGAAGAGCGACAATACATCTCTATCTCTTCAGACAATGGGCCTCCGTTGTCAGAATCTGCTGGTGAACAGCCTGGCGAACTTCCAAATCATCAGGAAACAAAAGAGAGCCATACAGAGGGTTACAGCAGACCTCCTGAAATCTCTGAGGCCACACTAAGCCAGTCCGCTTCTGCTGAACTGGAACCTCAAACTGACCTCCCAGATGTTGAAGAAAGGAAGATTTCCACTTCTGATCAAGCTGATGCAAGTGTCTCAGTTGATGTGCTGCACGGTTCAGCTACTGTGATGGAGGATGATAATGCTATGTTACCGGCTAACAAAACTGTGGAACCAGTTGTGACTTCAGTGGTAGATGGAGAATATAATGAAGGAATAACTCAAAACTGGAGCGCAGAGTCTGCTGACAAGCTGGATGGATTGATTGAGGCAGAAACTctaaatgaaaatacagaacTTAAACATCGCTCAAGAGACATTCAAAGGGGAGACCAGGATCATCTTGACTGTATTGGAGTATGGGATCAGGATGATGGTTGTGAAACATCCTGCCAGACACTGATGGACCAGCACAATGTTGAAATAACAGCAGTGAACAGGCCGCAGGGAGAGAAAAGTGCACAAGTAGAAAGCAGCGAGAAAGCAGCACATGCCAGACATGAACTTACTGAATCATCTGATATTTGTGTCAAAAGTCAGTGTTGCtcacagacagcaaacagcaacgTGGCAATTGAACAGCCAAATGCTGGATATTCAGGAGGAAATCCCACACAGACAAATGCAATTCAGTGTACAGATGAGTATATGAAAAATTCTGTGGGTCAGCGAATGGAAAATATTGATCAGAGCTTAGTACCCGCAGACTTGACTGTTTGTGAAGATCCAGCTGTACCtcatcagacagaaaacagctatTCAAAACTGGACACTATCCTAGAGGTCAGCCTTATCGAGGCAGATGACACCTCTCTACTGGATCCTCTTAAGAATACTGATGTTAGTGTTTCTCAAAATCCAGCTCTTCAGCACATGGATGATAGACATGAAGCTGctgaacaacacacacaaaatccgCCACCATGCTCTGCAGAGGTCAGCAGCAAACTCCATGGTAACCAAGCCTCTGGTCATTACTTCAGTGAGTCACCTGCCGGTGAGGTGGCAGATGGTCACAGGGAACACCAGAGACCAGGAGCCACTGCCTCTAGAATGGAGGAGGTGGATGAGGACATGCACTCGGTTGGTAACAGCAACACACAACCgtccagtttgtttttagatGGAACAAATGAGGCTGGAGATCAAAAGGATGACAACGTGGTCAAAGTTCGCATGAGAAAG GACCTCAAATGA